In the Struthio camelus isolate bStrCam1 chromosome 16, bStrCam1.hap1, whole genome shotgun sequence genome, GGCtgtgcacacctgcacacgcctgcacacggcTGCGCACGGCtgcgcacgcctgcacacgcatgctcacacatgcacacacatgctcacgGCTGTGCACACCtgcgcacgcctgcacacgccagCTCATggctgcacacacctgcacacagctgcacacgcctgcacatgccTGCATACGCATGCACACGGCTGTGCACACCTGCACACGGCtgcgcacgcctgcacacgcatgcTCACGGCTGCTCACACATGCTCACAGATGCACACGGCTGTGCACATCTGTGCACGGCTGCTCACGGCTGTGCACGGCTGCTCATggctgcacacgcatgcacacgcatgcacacggcTGCTCATGGCTGCACACGCCTGCGCACAGCTGCACACGCCTGCGCACggctgcacatgcatgcacacggcTGCGCACGGctgcacacgcatgtgcatgGCTGCACACGCATGCTCATGGCTGCACACGCCTGCGCACggctgcacacgcctgcacacggcTGCTCACACCTGCACACGGCTGCTCACGCCTGCACATGGCTGCGCACGGCTGCTCACGCCTGCTCATGCATGCACACGCTTGCTCACGGCTGCTCACGGCTGCACACGCCTGCTcacgcatgcacacgcctgcacacggaTGCTCACGCCTGCGCACAGCTACTCatgcctgcacacacctgcacacgtctgcgcacacatgcacacgcatgtgcatgcCTGCACtcgcctgcacacacatgcacacgccgGTGCTCGAGCAGCATGCACGTGCATGGCCGTGTTGGAGCGGGCGCTGGCATGTCCcagcgtgtgcacgcgtgtgcacacgtgtcGGGGTGCACGGGGCTGGGTGGccgcgcgcgtgcacacacatgcgtgtGCCTGGCCGCGTGCGTGCCCGTGTCCAAGCATGTGCCTGCGTGCAACCGTGTGCACACGTGGGTGCGTCCGTGTGCGCGTGGGGGCGAGCACGCGCAGGCAGGTGTGCGGCCATGCCCACGCATGCCAACCCATGTGCGGCTGCACGCGTGTGCAAGCAGCCGTGTGTGCGTGTCGGAGCGCCCGCGCACGCGTCCCCGTGCAACGTGTCCCCACGTGACGTGTCCCCACGTGACGTGTCCCTACGTGACGTGTCCCCGTGCGACGTGTCCCCGTGCGACGTGTCCCCGTTCGGCGTGTCCCCACGTGACGTGTCCCCGTGCAACGCGGCCCCGTGCGACGTGTCCTCACGTGATGTGTCCCCACGACGTGTCCCCCGATGTGTCCCTGTGCGACGCGTCCCCGTGCGACGCATCCCCGTGCGAGGTGTCCCCGTGCGACGCGTCCCTGTGCGACACGTCCCCATGCGAGGCGTCCCCGTGCGACGTGTCCCCGTGCGACGCGTCCCTGTGCGACACGTCCCCATGCGAGGCGTCCCCGTGCAACGTGTCCCTGTGCAACGTGTCCCCCTGATGTGTCCCCGTGCGATGGGTCCCCATGCGAGGCGTCCCCGTGCGTCGCATCCCCATGCGACGTGTCCCCGTGCGACGTGTCCCCGCGTGACGTGTCCCCGCGTGACGTGTCCCCGTGCGACGCGTCCCCGTGCAACACGTCCCCGTGCGACGTGTCCCCGTGCAAGGTGTCCCCGTGCGACGTGTCCCCATGCGAGGCCGCTCTCTCCCCCCAGGGTCTCATCGTCAGCATCCTCTACTGCTTCGTCAACAAGGAGGTGGGGGCCGCGTGCAAGCGTGTCGGGGCGTGTTGGGGTGTGCTGGGCCGTGCAGCGTGTCGTGCCGTGCAGCGTGTTGGCGTGTGCAACGTGCCGTGCGGCATCTCGTGCCATGTAGCGTGTCGGGCCGTGCAGCATGTCGTGCAGCGTGCCACATAGCGTGTCAGGGTATGTAGCATGTAGCGTGTCGGGGAGTGTAGTGTGCAGCATGCTGTGTAGCGTGTTGGGGCATGTAGCTTGTAGCATGTCGGGGCGTGCAGTGTGTTGCATGTCGGGGCGTgcagcgtgtcagggcgtgtagCGTGTCGCGTGTCACATGTCGGGGCGtgcagtgtgtcagggcgtgcAGCGTGCAGCGTGTCAAGGCATGTAGCGTGCAGCGTGTCGGGGCGTGTAGCATGTTGGGTTGTGTAGCATGTCGGGGCGTGCAGTGTGTTGCATGTCGGGGTGTGCAGCGTGCAGCGTGTCGGGGCGTGCAGCGTGTCGGGGAGTGCAGCATGTCGCATGTCAGGGCGTGCAGCATGTCGAGGCGTGCAGCGTGTCGAGCCGTGTAGCGTGTCGGGGCATGCAGCGTGTTGGGGAGTGCAGCATGTCGTGTGTCAGGGTGTGCAGCATGTCGAGGCGTGCAGCGTGTCAAGCCGTGTAGCGTGTCGAGGCGTGCAGTGTGTTGAGGCGTGCAGGATGTCGCATGTCAGGGCGTGCAGCATGTCGAGGCGTGCAGCGTGTCAAGGCGTGTAGCGTGTCGGGGCGTGCAGCATGTCGCATGTCAGGGCGTGCAGCGTGTCAGGGCGTGCAGCATGTCGGGGCGTGCAGCGTGTCGAGCCGTGCAGCGTGTCGGGGCGTGCAGCATGTCGTGTGTCAGGGCGTGCAGCATGTCAGGGCGTGCAGCGTGCAGCATGTCGCGTGTCAGGGCGTGTAGCGTGTGGGGCGTGCAGCGTGTCGAGGCATGCAGCATGTCGGGGCGTGCAGCATGTCGGGGCGTGTAGCGTGTGGGGCGTGCAGCGTGTCGAGGCGTGCAGCATGTCACGTGTCAGAGCGTGTAGCATGTCGGGGCGTGCAGCATGTCGGGGCGTGCAGCGTGTCGGGGCATGCAGCATGTCGGGGCGTGCAGCGTGCAGCATGCAGCATGTCGGGGCGTGCAGCATGTTGCGTGTCAGGGCGTGCAGCGTGTCGGGGCGTGCAGCGTGCAGCGTGCAGCGTGTCGGGGCGTGTAGCGTGTCACGTGTCAGGGCGTGTAGCATGTCGGGGCGTGCAGCGTGTTGAGGCATGCAGCATGTTGCGTGTCAGGGCGTGCAGCGTGTCAGGGCGTGCAGCGTGTCGAGGCGTGCAGCATGTCGTGTGTCAGGGCGTGTAGCGTGTCAGGGCGTGCAGCGTATCGAGGCATGCAGCATGTTGCGTGTCAGGGCGTGCAGCGTGTCGGGGCGTGCAGCATGTCGCGTGTCAGGGCGTGTAGCGTGTCAGGGCGTGCAGCATGTCGCGTGTCAGGGCGTGTAGCGTGTCGGGGCGTGCAGCGTGTCGGGTGCCCGCAGGTGCAGGCCGAGGTGCGGCGCAGCTGGCGGcggtgccggcccggccccccccggcgccccccaccggcgcccccccgctcccccctcgccGCCGACACCCCCTGCTGAGGAGGCgcccgggggtccgggggggccctgACACCCTGGGGTGCTTGGGAGGGGTTCTGGGGGGGCCCTGACACcctggggtgccggggggggtatgggggggtctggaggggccctgacaccctggggtgctggagggggtctgtgGGGGTCTTTGGGGGCCCTGACACCTTGGGGTGCCGGGGGGAgtctgggggggtccgggggggccctgacaccctggggtgctggggaggggtctggggggggtctaggggaCCCCTGACAccttggggtgctggggaggctctgggggggtctggggggggccctGAAACCCTGGGGTGccgggaggggtctgggggggtctgggggggtccgggggacCCCTGACAccttggggtgctggggaggggtctgggggggtctaggGGACCCCTGACaccttggggtgctgggggggtccgggggggccctgACACTTTGGGGTgcttgggggggtctggggggggcctgacaccttggggtgctgggggggtctggaggggtctCTGGCACCTtagggtgctgggggaggagtctgggggggtctagggggggcCGCAATACCTTGGGGTGTCagggggagggtctgggggggtctaggGGATCCCCAGCACCTTGGGGTGCCagggggagggtctgggggggtccctgacccctcggggggctgcaggggtcctggggggggtctctaGCACcctagggtgctgggggggtgcttGGAGATGGGCTGGGGGGCCCCTGGTGCCCCTGCGGTTGTACCCTGCGGTTGTAACCCGCATCCCCATGATTACACCCCACGGCTGTGCCCTGCGTGTTCGCGATTGTACCCCATGTCCTTGTGGCTGTGCCCCGCGGTTGTACCCCGCGGCTGTATCCTGTGCCCCTGCGGTTGTGCCTTGCAGTTGTACCCCGCGCTGCTGCGGTTGTACCCGGCGGTTGTTATCTACAATTGTACCGCATGTTGCTGCGGTTGTAGCCCACGTCCCCGCATTGGTACCCTGTATCCCCTCGGCTGTACTCGCGGTTgtaccctgctgctgctgttccccaaGAAACGTGTCACAcgcgagagtggctcctgcgagttcatggtggggggggtccctggtgaCACTGGGGTCACTGGGGCAGTACTGGGAGGACCCTGGGGGATCCCTGGTGACACTGGGGTCACTGGGGCAGTACTGGGGGGCCTGAGGAGTCCCTGGGGTGGCACTGGGGTCCCTGAGGTGACACtgagggcccctgggggggggctATGGGTGAGACCGGCGTCCCTGAGGTGACATTGGAGGCCCCTGAGGAGTCTCTGGTGACACTGGGGTCACTGGGGCAgtactgggggtgctgggggaggtcCCTGGGGTGACACTAGGGTCACTGAGGTGACACCGGGGGCCCCTAGGGGAGTCTCTGGTgacactggggtccctggggtgacATTGGGGGCCCTGAGGAGCTCCTGGAGTGACACTGGGGTCCCTGAGGTGACACCGGGGGTCCCTGAGGGGTCTCTGGGTGACACCAGGGTccctggggtgacactgaggtCTCTGAGGTGACACCGAGGGCCCCTAGGGGGTCTCTGGGTgacactggggtccctggggtgacactgggagcccctggggtgacactggggtcCCTGAGGTAACACCAAGGGCCCTTGGGGGGGGGAGCTCTGGGTGACACTGGGTACCCTGGGGTGACACCGGGGGGCCCTGAGGGATCTCTGGGTGACACTAGGGTCCCTGGGGTGACATtggggcccctgggcagaccCTAGGGTGACACTAGGGGCCCTGGGGTGACATtggggcccctgggcagaccCTAGGGTGACACTAGGGGCCCTGGGGTGACATtggggcccctgggcagaccCTAGGGTGACACTAGGGGCCCTGGGGTGACATtggggcccctgggcagaccCTAAGGTGACACTAGGGGCCCTGGGGTGACATtggggcccctgggcagaccCTAGGGTGACACTAGGGGCCCTGGGGTGACATTGGGGCCCCTGAGTGGACCCTAGGGTGACACTAGGGgccctggggtgacactgggtgaCACTGGGGTCCCTAGGGTGACACTAGGGgccctggggtgacactgggtgaCACTGGGGTCCCTGAGGTGAGACcgagggcccctgggggggggtctctaGGTGACACCGGGGATCCCAAGTGCCACTGGAAGGGTTACTGGGTGCCACTGGGTGCCCCTGGCGGGTCCCTGGGGTCCCTGTTACCGGATGGGGGGGGAGACACCCCGAGGGGGTCGCCGCGGCCGCCGGActccagctcccagcctgccccgcgccgcctcccagGCGGACTACAGCTCCCGCGATGCCTCGCGGCGCACGCGCAGCACCTCGGAGCTCCACAGCGGCGGACTACAGTTCCCATGAGGCGCGGCGGGGCGCATGCGCGGCCCCTCCCAGACGGACTACAACTCCCGCGATGCcccgcggcgcatgcgcggcgccaAGGAGCTCCACGACGGCGGACTACAACTCCCATGAGGCGCAGCGGTGCGCATGCGCGGCTCGGCCCCCGCGCGTCACCCGGAAGCGCGGCGGagaggcggagcggcggcggcgggcacctgCCCGGTgagcgggggaggggcggcggcggggcgggcggggccgggagggagacggcggggggggcggggtcaCGGGGGGGCGATGTCACGGGGGGCCGGTGTCACGGGGGGGCGATGTCACGGGGGGCCGGTGTCATGGGGGGGCCGGTGTCACGGGGGGGTGGTGTCACGGGGGGGGTGGTGTCACACGCGGTCGCTCCGTGTCGGTGTCACACGCGGTCGCTCCGTGTCGGTGTCACACACACGCGGTGTCGCTCCGTGTCGGTGTCACACGCGGTCGCTCCGTGTCGGTGTCACACGCGCGGTCGCTCCGTGTCGGTGTCACACGCGGTCGCTCCGTGTCGGTGTCACACACGCAGTCGCTCCGTGTCGGTGTCACACACACGCGGTGTCGCTGCGTGTCGGTGTCACACACACGCAGTCGCTCCGTGTCGGTGTCACACGCGGTCGCTCCGTGTCGGTGTCACACACGCGGTCGCTCCGTGTCGGTGTCACACGCGGTCGCTCCGTGTCGGTGTCACACACGCAGTCGCTCCGTGTCGGTGTCACACACACGCAGTGTCGCTGCGTGTCGGTGTCACACACACGCAGTCGCTCCGTGTCGGTGTCACACGCGGTCGCTCCGTGTCGGTGTCACACACACACGCGGTCGCTCCGTGTCGGTGTCACACGCAGTCGCTCCGTGTCGGTGTCACACACACGCAGTGTCGCTGCGTGTCGGTGTCACACACACGCAGTCGCTCCGTGTCGGTGTCACACGCGGTCGCTCCGTGTCGGTGTCACACACACACGCGGTCACTCCGTGTCGGTGTCACACACACGGGGTCGCTCCGTGTCGGTGTCACACACGCGGTCGCTCCGTGTCGGTGTCACACGCGGTCGCTCCGTGTCGGTGGCCCCGCCCCTCACccgtggccccgcccccagctccGCCCCCGctgccaggccccgcccctccggcgCCGCAGCCacgccccccccgcggccgccttGCCGCCGTCCATATATGGGCATGCCCCGAACGCCGCCTCCTCATTGGCTGCCGCCGCCACGCAGGCGGCTGTCAACAAACGGGCCGCGGTTAaaagggccgcggcgggcggggcggggcggggcggggcggggcggggctagATGGGCCCACCCCCTCTGCCGCCCCGCCCTCCGCTCTCttgcggcgccgcggccgctttAAGGGCTCGGCCCGCGCCAGGGGGCGgagcgcgcggcgggagccggagccgcgcGGCCGCCGTCGCTGCCCGGTGAGGGGCGCgtcgcgggggggcggggggggcgtggcctgaccgagcggggaggagggggcgtggcctggcTGGGCAGGTGCGCGAGGGGCGGTGTGGGCGGGGCCTAGCGGGGGGGCAGgtgcgcgcgcgcggggggcggggctgggcggagaggagggggcggggcgcgaggagggggcggggcttaggGGGTCACGGCCCGGTAACGGCTCCTATCGCCGGTaacggcccccccgcccccccctcctaccccccccgaccccggccctgtccccggccccggccccctcctgccacccctgtcctcgtccctgtccctgtccctgtctccgtccctctcctgccacccctgtcctcgtccctgtccccatccccgtccccctcctgccacccctgtcctcgtccccctcctgccacccctgtcctcgtccctgtccctgtccccggccccggccccgtccccctcctgccacccccgtccccgtccccctcctgccacccccGTCCTCGTccccctcctgccacccctgtcctcgtccctgtccccgtccccgtccccctcctgccacccccgtccccgtccccctccccgtccccgtccccgtccctgtcgtGCCACCCCTGTcctcgtccctgtccccgtccccctcctgcCACCCCGGCCCTGTCCCCGTCCTGCCACCGCTGTCCTCgttcctgtccccgtccccctcctgccacccctgtcctcgtccctgtccccgtccccctcctgcCACCCCGGCCCTGTCCCCGTCCTGCCACCGCTGTCCTCgttcctgtccccgtccccctcctgccacccctgtccccgtccctgtccccgtcctaCTTCTGCCGTCCTCATCCGCATCCTGactcccctgtccccatctgccattcctgtccccgtccctgtccccatcctgacctccctgtccctgtcccacctccccgtctccatccctgtccctgtcctgaCTCCTCTGTCCCCATctgccatccctgtccccatcccgactccccgtccctgtccccgtcctgaCCTCCCTGTCCCAGTCCCCATCCTACTTCTGccgtcctcatccccatcccgcctcccctgtccccgtcccaccTCCCctatctccatccccgtccccatccctgtccccatctgccatccctgtccccatccctgtccccgtccctgtccccatcccacctccctgtccccgtccccatcctacTTCTGccgtcctcatccccatcccacctcccctgtccccgtcccaccTCCCctatctccatccccgtccccatccccatccctgtccccatctaccatccctgtccccatccctgtccctgtccctgttcCCATCCCacctccctgtccccgtccccatcctacttctgccgtccctgtccccatcccacctcccccgtccccgtcccaccTCCCctatctccatccccgtccccatccctgtccccatctgccatccctgtccccgtccccatcctgaCCTCCCTCTTCCTGTCCCACCTCCCctatctccatccccatccctgtccccatctgccatccctgtccccatccctgtccccgtcgcTGTTCCCATCCTGacctccctctccctgtccccatccctgtccccatctgccatccctgtccccatccctgtccccgtccctgttCCCATCCCacctccctgtccctgtcccacctccccgtctccatccctgtccccgtcctgactcccctgtccccatctgccatccctgtccccatcccacctccctgtccccatcccacctcccctatctccatccccgtccccatccctgtccccatctgccatccctgtccccatccctgtccccgtccctgttCCCATCCCacctccctgtccccgtccccatcctacttctgccgtccccgtccccatcccacctcccccatccccatcccacctcccctatctccatccccatccccatccgccatccccgtccccatcccacctcccccgtccctgtcccacctcccctatctccatccccgtccccatccccatccgccatccccgtccccatcccacctcccccgtccccatccccaccccacctcccccgtcccccccgtccccccggcaGCACCTGACGCagcacctccttccccagcagggccaggccgggccaggccgcCGATGGAGCCCGACGCCTTCCGGCCGGTGCAGCTGTGGTGCCCGCGGCCCTTCGGCACCTTCTCGCAGAACCagccgcgcggccccgctcccgccagGCGCCCGGCCGTCCCCAAGGCGCCCCGGCGCGAgagcacgccgccgccgccgccgccgccgccgccgccggacgagGGCCGCGTGCTCCTCGACACCTGGTACGTCATCAAGCCGGGCAACACCAAGGAGAAGATCGCCTTCTTCGTGGCCCACCAGtgcggcggcgcccgcgccgccaCCATGAAGGTGAAGGGCCACTGGGGCGGCGAGAGCTGCAAGGCCAAGCGGCGCCGGCGGTCGCGCGAACCCGCCGAGGGCaaagcgggcggcgggcgggcggccgaaccgggcagcccgccggcccccgAACCGCCGCCGGCCGATCTGCTCTCGGTGGCCGAGATGGTGGCGTTGGTGGAGCGGAGGACGGCGCTGGCTTTGCAGAGCTACGGGCCGCTGCCgtgcgccgccggccccggctcgccccgcGTGCTCTTCGTGGCGGCCGACgaagcggccggcggcggcggcgccgaagcgcccggcggccccgagtGCCGTCGCGTGGCCGAAGCGGTGGCTCGTTTCGAATCGCGCCAACAACGACCCGCCGGCGTCCAGCCGCCCGGCGAGGTACGCATCGCCTTCCGCATCtccagcgagccccgcgccgccccccaaaccggcgcccgctccggccccggcctcTCCGGCCCCCGCGCCAAGGACAAGATCACCTGCGACCTCTACCAGCTCATCAGCCCTTCCCGCGACGCCCTGCCCGCCGacgtgcagctgctgctggccggcgCGTCGCCCGCCACCGACGGCCCCGGCGGCGAGCCGGGCGGCCGAGCGACGCCGGGCCAGCCCGACGGCGAGGACGAGgcgacgacggcggcggcggtgacCTCGTGCGGCGCCGGCTTCCACGTGGACGTGGTGGTGACGGGAGCGGTGGACGAGTGCGTCTTCTTGGGTAAGGACAGCAGCAAAGCGGTGACGGAGGAGACGGTGTGCCTGGCCGGCAGCCCGGCGACGGCCGAGGGTTTGCGAACGCCCCGCGACGaaccgccgtcgccgccgccgccgggtcagctcttcctcctgcccGGGCCGGCCGAGGAAACGCGTGAGGCCGAAGGTGCTGAGatgacggccgccgccgccgcgccgccgccgccgccggcggactCCTCGTTGTGCCGCCTCTACCGGCACGTCTCGCACGACTTCTTGGAGATCCGCTTCAAGATCCAGCGGCTGCTGGAGCCGCGGCAGtacatgctgctgctgcccgAGCACGTCATGGTGAAGATCTTCAGCTACCTGCCCACGCAGGCGCTGGCCGCCCTCAAGTGCTCCTGCCACTACTTCAAATCCATCATCGAGACCTTCGGGGTGCAGGCGACCGACTCGCGCTGGAACCGCGACCCGCTCTACCGCGACGACCCCTGCAAGCAGTGCAAGAAGCTGTACGCCCGGGGCGACGTCTCGCTGTGCCGCTGGCACCCCAAGCCCTACCACCACGACCTGCCCTACGGGCGCTCCTACTGGATGTGCTGCCGGCGGGCCGAGCGCCAGGCGCCCGGCTGCCGCGTCGGGCTGCACGACAACAACTGGGtgccgcccggcgcccggcccgccgcccgccgccacgaGGCCACCTGAGTGGCGGGGACGCCGGGAGGGACGCcccggggttttggggggggggggggggacgcgcgcGGCGGccgaaagaaaagaaaggagagaacgAAACGAGCGGCGGGGTCGTCAACGGGGGGCgccggcggtggggagggggacgggggacaGCTCCgcccggggtggcggggggacggGACGGTCCGTCCTGGGTGACGTCTCCAGGCAGCGTGGCGTCTCCGTCTTGGGGGTGATGGCCTTGTTCCCGGTGACGTCCCTGTCCAGGGTGACGGCCTGTTCGCCGTGACATTGCTGTCCAGGGTGACGTCCCACGCAGGGTGACGGCCTGTCTTGGGTGACGTCCCAACTGGGGTGATGGCCTGTCCCCAGTGACATCTCATGCAGGGTGACAGCCTGTCCTGGGTGACGTCCCAACTAGGGTGAAAACCTGCTCCCAGTAACAACCGATCCAGGGTGATGTCCTGTCCTGGGTGACATCACAGCTAGGGGTGACAACCTATCCCCAGTGACAACCCCTCCAGGGTGATGTCCTGTCCTGAGTGACATCCCAACTGGGGTGACGATGTGTCTCCAGTGACAACCTGTCCCCAGTGACAACCCGTCCAGGGTGATGTCCTGTCCTGGGTGACGTCCCCAGCGGGGGGACGACCTGTCCCCAGTGACAACCCATCCAGGGTGATGTCCCCATCAAGGGTGACGCCCCCATCCGGGGTAACCCCCAGGCTAGGGTGACATCCCCATCCAGTGCGACGGTCTGCCCTGAGCAATGTCCCCTTCCAGGCTGACATGCCAAGTGGGGTGACATCCCCATCCTGGGCAATGTCTCCATCCAGGGTGACATCCCTGTCCAGGTGACATCCTTTCTGGGGTGACATCCCCATCCTGGGTGACATCCCAACTGGGGCAACGTCCCCGTCTGGGGTAACTGCACGGTCCACGGTGACATCCCCATCCAGGTCATGTCCTGTCCTGGGAGACATCCTTGCCCAGGTGACATCCCCGTTCAGGCTAACTGCCTGGTCCAGGGTGACGTCCCCGTCCAGGTGACATCCCCACTGGGGTGACAGCCCGGTCCAGGGTAACTGCACGGTCCAGGGTGACATCGCTGTCTGGGTGACATCCTGTCCGAGGTGACATCTCTGTACGGGTGACATCCTCACTGGGGTGCCCTCGTCGTCTGGGTGCCGTCCTGTCCGGGGTGACATCCCTGTCCAGGTGCTGTCCTGTCCGGGTGACATCCCCATCCAGGTGGCATCCCCACCAGGGTGACATCCTCACTGGGGTGCCCTCGCCATCCGGGTCCCGTCCTGTCCGGGTGCCATCCCTGTCTGGGTGCCATCCTGTCTAGGTGATGTCCCCGTCCAGGTGGCATCCCCCCAGGGGTGACATCCCTGTCCGGGTGACATCCCCACCAGATGACATCCCTGTCCAGGTGCCACCCCCATCGGGGTGCCATCTCCACCAGGTGCCATCCCTACCAGGGTGACATCCCTGTCCAGGTGCCATCCCCACCAGGGTGACATCCCCACCAGGTGCCACCCCCACCGGGGTGCTATCCCATCCAGGTGCCATCCCCACTGT is a window encoding:
- the LOC138061251 gene encoding uncharacterized protein; this translates as MLTAAHACTRLHTAAHACTRMLTAAHSCARMLTAVHTCARMLTAVHTCSRLCTPTQACTCLRTHAHGCAHLHMAAHACTRMLTAAHTCSRLHTAAHACSRLRMPAHACSWLLTAVHTCTRLHTAAHGCARLHTHAHTCTHMLTAVHTCARLHTPAHGCTHLHTAAHACTCLHTHAHGCAHLHTAAHACTRMLTAAHTCSQMHTAVHICARLLTAVHGCSWLHTHAHACTRLLMAAHACAQLHTPAHGCTCMHTAAHGCTRMCMAAHACSWLHTPAHGCTRLHTAAHTCTRLLTPAHGCARLLTPAHACTRLLTAAHGCTRLLTHAHACTRMLTPAHSYSCLHTPAHVCAHMHTHVHACTRLHTHAHAGARAACTCMAVLERALACPSVCTRVHTCRGARGWVAARVHTHACAWPRACPCPSMCLRATVCTRGCVRVRVGASTRRQVCGHAHACQPMCGCTRVQAAVCACRSARARVPVQRVPT
- the FBXO46 gene encoding F-box only protein 46; its protein translation is MEPDAFRPVQLWCPRPFGTFSQNQPRGPAPARRPAVPKAPRRESTPPPPPPPPPPDEGRVLLDTWYVIKPGNTKEKIAFFVAHQCGGARAATMKVKGHWGGESCKAKRRRRSREPAEGKAGGGRAAEPGSPPAPEPPPADLLSVAEMVALVERRTALALQSYGPLPCAAGPGSPRVLFVAADEAAGGGGAEAPGGPECRRVAEAVARFESRQQRPAGVQPPGEVRIAFRISSEPRAAPQTGARSGPGLSGPRAKDKITCDLYQLISPSRDALPADVQLLLAGASPATDGPGGEPGGRATPGQPDGEDEATTAAAVTSCGAGFHVDVVVTGAVDECVFLGKDSSKAVTEETVCLAGSPATAEGLRTPRDEPPSPPPPGQLFLLPGPAEETREAEGAEMTAAAAAPPPPPADSSLCRLYRHVSHDFLEIRFKIQRLLEPRQYMLLLPEHVMVKIFSYLPTQALAALKCSCHYFKSIIETFGVQATDSRWNRDPLYRDDPCKQCKKLYARGDVSLCRWHPKPYHHDLPYGRSYWMCCRRAERQAPGCRVGLHDNNWVPPGARPAARRHEAT